Proteins encoded together in one Pelosinus sp. IPA-1 window:
- the cybH gene encoding Ni/Fe-hydrogenase, b-type cytochrome subunit, which translates to MKTRVVTVYYVFTIWTRIFHWIMAGAILVLFVTGLYIGNPFYIGSQGVEPTFAISNWASMSTIRFIHFSAAYILMASFILRIYGFIIHKGDRMLPKPWTKLFWTGMLDMGLHYGFMRSAHRPYLRNSMARSGYGGVYGMIFLEAFTGFAMYAQVNPNSGLAKLFGPINHLLIDEYTVHLIHHYVAWMIVLFVIIHVYMATRADMSEKYGEISAMFSGVKFYDKEPDDIGDLKE; encoded by the coding sequence ATGAAGACTCGTGTAGTAACTGTTTATTATGTATTTACAATTTGGACGAGAATTTTTCATTGGATAATGGCGGGGGCTATTTTAGTTCTGTTTGTTACGGGTCTATATATTGGTAATCCTTTTTATATTGGTAGCCAAGGTGTAGAACCAACGTTTGCTATTAGTAACTGGGCATCGATGTCTACAATTCGATTCATTCATTTTTCTGCGGCGTACATATTAATGGCATCCTTTATTTTACGGATTTATGGATTTATCATACATAAAGGTGATCGTATGCTACCGAAACCTTGGACGAAACTATTTTGGACAGGAATGCTTGATATGGGCCTGCATTATGGCTTTATGCGTTCTGCTCATAGACCATACCTAAGAAATTCAATGGCCAGGTCAGGATATGGTGGCGTGTATGGTATGATTTTTTTAGAAGCCTTTACAGGATTTGCTATGTATGCACAAGTTAATCCTAATAGCGGACTTGCTAAGTTGTTTGGACCTATCAACCATTTATTAATTGATGAATATACTGTGCATCTAATTCATCATTACGTAGCGTGGATGATTGTTTTATTTGTCATTATCCATGTATATATGGCGACAAGGGCTGACATGAGTGAAAAATATGGTGAGATATCTGCAATGTTTTCAGGAGTTAAGTTTTATGATAAAGAGCCGGATGATATAGGAGATCTAAAAGAATGA
- a CDS encoding HyaD/HybD family hydrogenase maturation endopeptidase → MKQITVLGVGNILMQDEGFGVRVVERLLSHYSFPPNVQVLDGGTLGMELLRFLVGTDNLILIDAVSGQLPPGSFYRFENDEVKAYFKEKVSMHELGIQDVLAIMEVLEKPAKEIMIMGVQPFAIDIGLELTPIVAETMDNVVKEILQVLKDWQVEVGKIHE, encoded by the coding sequence ATGAAGCAAATCACGGTTTTAGGGGTAGGAAACATTTTGATGCAGGATGAAGGGTTTGGTGTAAGAGTAGTGGAACGTTTGCTTAGCCACTACTCCTTTCCTCCCAACGTACAGGTATTAGATGGCGGTACGCTAGGTATGGAGTTGTTACGTTTTTTAGTTGGAACAGATAATTTAATTTTAATTGATGCTGTGTCAGGGCAATTACCACCCGGATCTTTTTATCGGTTTGAAAATGACGAAGTTAAGGCATACTTTAAAGAGAAAGTATCGATGCATGAACTTGGTATTCAAGATGTACTCGCAATAATGGAAGTATTAGAAAAACCTGCTAAGGAAATCATGATAATGGGAGTACAACCATTTGCGATTGATATTGGACTAGAATTAACACCTATAGTAGCAGAAACAATGGATAATGTAGTAAAAGAGATATTGCAAGTATTGAAAGATTGGCAGGTAGAGGTTGGGAAAATTCATGAATGA